Proteins encoded by one window of Dioscorea cayenensis subsp. rotundata cultivar TDr96_F1 chromosome 6, TDr96_F1_v2_PseudoChromosome.rev07_lg8_w22 25.fasta, whole genome shotgun sequence:
- the LOC120263684 gene encoding monothiol glutaredoxin-S3-like, giving the protein MEQFYMAAIKEEGLISIVKRSIVVIVGRRAYYMSYVAQRLLEGLKAYTTMYEVSEVFVARMTLIRNLGRILSEDDKTLVTPLFPVVFIGGKLVGGLDRLIAIHVTGKLIPMLKAAGAIWL; this is encoded by the coding sequence ATGGAGCAATTTTATATGGCAGCAATCAAAGAAGAAGGTCTGATATCAATTGTGAAAAGAAGTATAGTGGTGATTGTAGGTAGAAGAGCTTATTACATGAGTTATGTTGCTCAGAGATTGTTGGAAGGATTGAAAGCTTATACAACAATGTATGAAGTTAGTGAAGTGTTTGTAGCAAGGATGACATTAATCCGTAACCTCGGAAGGATTCTTAGTGAAGATGATAAGACTTTGGTTACACCGTTATTTCCAGTGGTATTCATTGGGGGGAAATTAGTTGGGGGTTTGGATCGGCTCATAGCTATTCATGTCACTGGCAAGCTTATTCCTATGTTGAAAGCAGCTGGTGCTATTTGGCTTTGA
- the LOC120263685 gene encoding uncharacterized protein LOC120263685, with translation MDKLLTKRPTSTESSVKDNNATTSSSLKRARVEFDQNNLIADPGLRMLIEKYDANIRDEVRQSYVAKGPCQPKTHDFPKKKYGNQNRCFNPSWFESFPWLEYSVEKDYAFCLWCYLFKPTTYGLQSMSDVFSKTGYNNWKNAISTFRDHEGNVTSIHNFSADKLELQGLAFWGHDESSSSKNKGNFLELLYWYGARVDKIAKTLKANAPGNNQMTAPKIQKDLVHSCAKKVRSLIIEDISDQIFSLMVDEDRDISVKEQMAIVLRYVDSRGQVIERFLCIEHVIDTSSKTLKETIDDLFAKYGLSLSRL, from the exons ATGGACAAGTTATTGACTAAAAGACCAACAAGCACCGAGTCTAGTGTTAAAGATAATAACGCGACCACATCTTCAAGTCTGAAACGAGCAAGAGTTGAGTTTGATCAAAATAACCTAATCGCGGATCCCGGGCTTCGAATgctgattgagaaatatgatgCCAACATTAGAGATGAGGTGAGACAATCTTATGTAGCAAAAGGTCCTTGTCAACCAAAGACTCATGACTTTCCTAAGAAGAAATATGGAAATCAGAATAGGTGTTTCAATCCTTCATGGTTTGAATCTTTTCCATGGCTAGAATATAGTGTGGAGAAGGATTATGCATTTTGCTTGTGGTGTTATTTGTTTAAACCAACAACTTATGGATTGCAAAGCATGAGTGATGTGTTTTCAAAAACGGGGTATAATAATTGGAAGAATGCAATTTCTACTTTCAGAGATCATGAAGGAAATGTTACTAGCATTCATAATTTTTCAGCTGATAAATTGGAATT ACAAGGTTTAGCTTTTTGGGGGCATGATGAATCTTCAAGTTCCAAGAACAAGGGTAACTTTTTGGAGTTACTCTATTGGTATGGTGCACGTGTTGATAAGATTGCCAAGACATTGAAAGCAAATGCTCCCGGGAATAACCAAATGACTgctccaaaaattcaaaaggacTTGGTGCATTCTTGTGCTAAAAAAGTGAGATCACTCATTATTGAAGACATTAGTGATCAGATTTTCTCACTTATGGTTGATGAAGATAGAGACATTTCAGTGAAGGAACAAATGGCTATTGTTTTGAGATATGTTGATTCTCGTGGAcaagtgattgagagatttctttgTATAGAGCATGTGATAGACACTTCATCCAAGACTTTGAAAGAGActattgatgatttatttgcaaaatatggATTGTCCTTATCAAGGTTATGA